The nucleotide window GCCGCAGAACCTGCACCTCCGTATTCCAGAGTCTCTTGCAGTCGAAGATGTCGATGTGGGTGGAGCTCCCCACCTGCAGCGGCACCGTGCGGAAATAGAAGAAGCTGGACAGGGTGTCGTAGGTACGTTCGGTGATCTTCTGGGTCTTGTCGGTCTTTTTAAGCAGATCCTTGGTGTTGACCTCCAGTTTTTCACGATCGAATGCGGCATCCTTCTCAAAGCGGGTCCACCCCTCGCGGATGCGCTCCCGGTACAGACGCGGCACTCCGATGGAGTGCGGCTGTTCGCCTTTGACCAGAATCGATTCGATCCGGTCGTCCACCGGAAACATGACCTTCAACCAGGCAGCCGAACGGGCGGTGGAAACGATTTTGATCTCATCCCCGTCCTGACTGACCTCCTGCACCGCCCGCCCCGCCGGAATACCGCTGTAGGAGATTTCAAACTCCAGCCGTTCCGGAATCGTAAAGGCCCGAACCGGTGAGGCTATCAGCAATGCAGCGGCCAGGGCCGTCATCAGCCCTGTCCGTACTGCGATGAATCTGAAACAGCTCATGGCAAATGTCCTAAGCCTGCCCGCCCACCTCCGCGTTTTCGAAAGCGGACCGCACCTTGTGCATTTCTTCCATCTCGCGCAGCTTTTCGCCCATCCAGGCATGGAAAACCTTGGCGTTTTCGTAACTCATCACAACGCCGGTGTCGATGAACCGGACCATGCTGTTCGTCAGATCCTCCGGCTCGACAGCGGTTTCACGACCGATGGAGCCTGCGGAGGTGATCTCGTGGCTGATCGACTCCGGCAGCGGTTGGCGTTCCAGGTAAAAATTGATGATCATTTCGCCCCTGGGCGAGAAACCGCCCTGGGCGCCGTTGACGTAGGTCGGATTGTAGCTGTAATTGAAGATGTACTTGAAGGTTAGCTCCGGTTTCTTCTGACTCATGTTGATCTCCTTGACGGGTAAAGTGGGACGCGCACGGCGTCGGAAAATTTCTCGCACTATTGCATTCCATGACCTCGAAGAAAAGAAAAACTTGCGTAAAGGGCCGTCCGGAGCTACATAAAAATTGATCTCCCGCCATTACCGGAAGATTCCCTGCCTGTCCGGCAGGTGTCTCGCATCCAGGTGTTTCTGCAATTATAGCATACCCCGTCGCCAGGAGTTGACAACGTGCCAGAACAACCACCGATG belongs to Geobacter sp. SVR and includes:
- a CDS encoding DUF3108 domain-containing protein — its product is MSCFRFIAVRTGLMTALAAALLIASPVRAFTIPERLEFEISYSGIPAGRAVQEVSQDGDEIKIVSTARSAAWLKVMFPVDDRIESILVKGEQPHSIGVPRLYRERIREGWTRFEKDAAFDREKLEVNTKDLLKKTDKTQKITERTYDTLSSFFYFRTVPLQVGSSTHIDIFDCKRLWNTEVQVLRREEISTPLGRFKTIVIKPILQSEGIFARTGDMYIWLTDDDRRIPVLMKSKVKIGSITATLVGGSYWPAGK